In one window of Opitutus sp. GAS368 DNA:
- a CDS encoding fused MFS/spermidine synthase — protein sequence MDSAPPANADPREHPRFLPVLLALSAGSGCAALIYEVVWFQQLQLVIGSSALSLALLLGTFMGGLCLGNLALPRLVSAARHPLRVYALIELGLGLLAILLLFVLPALGRDFPGWLGAGPADGGWRAGLGAMCLLPPTMLMGATLPAIARWLGTTPRDLSQLGLVYAANTVGAVAGSLLAGFYLLRVYDTVVATLVAAALNAVIAAGALGLARGAKAGQAAAPGAPSAATLGAPAVLVTIALSGFCALGAEVVWTRLLSLLLGATVYAFSIILAAFLTGLSLGGVGGALMARRTTRPGFALGCCQLLQILAIGWASDMLARTLVFRPVDYAAEAAAGIRFWSELIRCGVAILPAACLWGASFPLALAAAGGTGRDPARVAGRIGAANTIGAVLGAAVASPWLLPLLGTARTEWLLIALSTLGAFLVLRPRRAADWIIFAGAAALGGLVGATTPGVPWQLVSYGAYATAGDQTARVLYLGEGATATVAVTQSAGGTKYFHVSGKTEASSHPRDMRMQRMLGDLPALVHPAPRSVLVVGCGAGVTAGSFVPHPSVTRLVICEIEPLIPRFVAPLFSEENHAVLTDPRVEIVHDDARHFLATTSEKFDVITSDPIHPWVKGAAVLYTAEYFALCRAHLRPGGVAAQWVPLYNSNRAAVQSELATFGTAFPAATVWGNEGEDGGGYDVVVLGTEAPPVLDDGALQRRLDRPDHAGVKASLAGVGLGSARALLGIYAGRLADLHAWLAGAEINRDRNLRLQYLAGAARNSREGRAAYAEMLALRHPPAAPAR from the coding sequence GTGGATTCCGCCCCTCCAGCCAATGCCGACCCCCGCGAACACCCGCGCTTCCTGCCCGTGTTGCTCGCGCTTTCCGCCGGCAGCGGCTGTGCCGCGCTGATCTACGAGGTCGTCTGGTTCCAGCAACTGCAGCTGGTCATCGGGTCGTCCGCCCTCTCGCTTGCGCTGCTGCTTGGCACGTTCATGGGTGGACTCTGCCTCGGCAATCTCGCCCTCCCCCGCCTCGTGTCCGCCGCCCGCCATCCCCTGCGGGTCTATGCCCTGATTGAACTCGGCCTCGGGTTGCTGGCCATCCTGCTTTTGTTTGTGCTGCCCGCCCTCGGCCGGGATTTCCCCGGATGGCTGGGCGCCGGCCCGGCCGACGGCGGGTGGCGGGCCGGGCTGGGCGCGATGTGCCTGCTCCCGCCGACGATGCTGATGGGCGCCACGCTGCCCGCGATCGCCCGGTGGCTCGGGACCACTCCGCGGGACCTCTCGCAACTGGGACTGGTCTACGCCGCCAACACGGTGGGCGCCGTCGCGGGCAGTCTGCTCGCGGGATTTTATCTGCTCCGGGTTTACGACACGGTCGTCGCCACGCTGGTCGCGGCCGCGCTCAACGCCGTCATCGCCGCCGGAGCGCTCGGTCTCGCGCGGGGCGCGAAGGCCGGCCAGGCCGCGGCACCCGGAGCACCGTCGGCTGCGACGCTCGGGGCGCCGGCGGTGCTCGTCACGATCGCGTTGTCCGGCTTCTGCGCGCTGGGCGCCGAGGTGGTGTGGACCCGTCTGCTGTCGCTGCTGCTGGGCGCCACGGTCTATGCTTTCTCCATCATCCTCGCCGCCTTCCTGACGGGGCTCAGCCTGGGCGGGGTGGGCGGAGCGCTCATGGCGCGGCGGACGACCCGCCCGGGCTTCGCGCTGGGCTGCTGCCAGCTGCTGCAGATCCTGGCGATCGGCTGGGCGTCGGACATGCTCGCGCGGACGCTGGTGTTCCGGCCCGTGGATTATGCCGCCGAGGCGGCGGCCGGGATCCGCTTCTGGTCCGAGCTCATTCGTTGCGGCGTCGCCATCCTGCCGGCCGCGTGCCTGTGGGGTGCGAGTTTTCCTCTCGCCCTCGCGGCGGCCGGCGGCACCGGCCGGGACCCCGCACGAGTGGCCGGCCGCATCGGAGCCGCGAACACGATCGGGGCGGTGCTGGGCGCCGCCGTCGCCAGCCCTTGGTTGCTGCCGCTGCTGGGCACCGCCCGCACCGAGTGGCTGCTCATTGCCCTGTCCACACTCGGCGCCTTTCTGGTGCTGCGGCCGCGCCGCGCCGCGGATTGGATCATCTTCGCCGGCGCGGCCGCGCTCGGCGGGCTCGTGGGGGCCACCACCCCGGGCGTGCCGTGGCAGCTGGTCAGCTACGGCGCGTATGCGACCGCCGGCGACCAGACGGCCCGCGTGCTCTACCTCGGGGAAGGCGCCACCGCGACCGTCGCCGTCACCCAGTCGGCGGGCGGCACGAAATATTTCCACGTCAGCGGGAAAACCGAGGCCTCCAGCCATCCCCGGGACATGCGCATGCAGCGGATGCTCGGCGACCTGCCGGCGCTCGTGCACCCGGCGCCGCGGTCGGTGCTCGTGGTCGGCTGCGGCGCGGGCGTCACCGCGGGCTCGTTCGTGCCCCACCCTTCGGTCACGCGCCTCGTCATCTGCGAGATCGAGCCGCTGATCCCGCGGTTCGTGGCCCCCTTGTTCAGCGAGGAGAACCACGCCGTGCTGACGGACCCGCGGGTGGAGATCGTCCACGATGATGCCCGACATTTCCTGGCGACCACGAGCGAGAAATTCGATGTCATCACGTCCGACCCGATCCATCCGTGGGTCAAGGGCGCCGCGGTGCTGTATACCGCGGAATATTTCGCGCTCTGCCGCGCGCACCTCCGGCCGGGCGGCGTGGCCGCGCAATGGGTCCCGCTCTACAACAGCAACCGCGCCGCGGTGCAGAGCGAGCTGGCCACCTTCGGCACGGCGTTCCCCGCCGCCACGGTCTGGGGCAACGAGGGCGAGGACGGCGGCGGCTATGATGTGGTCGTGCTCGGCACGGAGGCGCCCCCGGTTCTCGACGACGGGGCGCTGCAACGGCGGCTCGACCGGCCTGACCATGCTGGGGTGAAGGCGTCGCTGGCCGGCGTCGGCCTGGGTTCGGCCAGGGCGTTGCTCGGGATCTACGCGGGGCGCCTGGCCGACCTGCACGCCTGGCTGGCCGGCGCCGAAATCAACCGCGACCGGAACCTGCGGCTGCAATATCTCGCCGGCGCGGCGCGCAATTCCCGCGAGGGTCGCGCCGCTTATGCCGAGATGCTGGCCCTCCGCCACCCGCCCGCCGCGCCCGCCCGCTGA
- a CDS encoding SGNH/GDSL hydrolase family protein, translating into MSRLPRFLPRILAALLLAVPACATPDQWAADIGKFTAADAAHPPAHGAVVFVGSSSIRFWTTLAEDFPGVATINRGFGGSELADSVFYADRIVISYAPRLVVVYAGENDIAAGKSPETVLADFRAFRTKVHAALPKTRILFLSLKESPVRAKVRPQVLATNRLIAADCATDARCTFVDVATPLLGAAGAYRPELFRPDQLHMLPAGYAIWTKVLAPYLKP; encoded by the coding sequence ATGAGCCGCTTGCCCCGTTTCCTCCCCCGCATCCTTGCCGCGCTGCTGCTGGCCGTCCCGGCCTGCGCCACGCCCGACCAGTGGGCCGCCGATATCGGCAAGTTCACCGCGGCCGATGCCGCCCACCCGCCGGCCCACGGCGCGGTCGTATTTGTCGGCAGCTCCTCGATCCGCTTTTGGACAACCTTGGCGGAGGATTTCCCGGGTGTGGCCACCATCAACCGCGGCTTCGGCGGCTCCGAGCTCGCGGACAGCGTCTTCTACGCCGACCGCATCGTGATTTCCTACGCGCCACGCCTCGTGGTTGTCTACGCCGGGGAAAACGATATCGCCGCGGGCAAGTCGCCGGAGACCGTCCTCGCGGATTTCCGGGCCTTCCGCACCAAGGTCCACGCCGCGCTGCCGAAAACCCGGATCCTCTTCCTCAGTCTCAAGGAAAGCCCGGTGCGCGCCAAGGTCCGCCCGCAGGTGCTCGCCACCAACCGGCTCATCGCCGCCGATTGCGCGACGGATGCGCGCTGCACGTTTGTCGACGTCGCCACGCCGCTGCTGGGCGCCGCTGGCGCCTACCGCCCCGAGTTGTTCCGCCCGGACCAGCTGCACATGCTCCCCGCCGGCTATGCCATCTGGACCAAGGTCCTCGCCCCCTACCTCAAACCATAA
- a CDS encoding HD domain-containing protein, whose amino-acid sequence MNPASAERLRRQIAFITEVDKLKDVFRQTIVTQSRRPENSAEHSWHFALMIIVLAEHSNHQPLDVLRILKMVLIHDLVEIDAGDTFAYDVKNMADQHEREAKAATRIFGLLPPDQTAEFRALWDEFEEQKTPEAKFAAACDRFHPMLLNCLTDGHAWQKHGVTHDRVLARNAHVAAGSQAIWEYAVRLIDDAVAAGHLAPKP is encoded by the coding sequence ATGAATCCCGCCTCCGCCGAACGCCTGCGCCGCCAGATCGCCTTCATCACCGAGGTCGACAAGCTCAAGGACGTCTTTCGCCAGACCATCGTCACGCAGAGCCGCCGGCCCGAGAACAGCGCGGAGCACTCCTGGCATTTTGCGCTCATGATCATCGTGCTCGCCGAGCACTCCAACCACCAGCCGCTCGACGTGCTCCGCATCCTCAAGATGGTGCTCATCCACGACCTCGTGGAGATCGACGCCGGCGACACCTTCGCCTACGACGTGAAGAACATGGCCGACCAGCATGAGCGCGAGGCCAAGGCCGCCACGCGCATCTTCGGCCTGCTCCCGCCGGATCAGACCGCCGAGTTCCGCGCCCTGTGGGACGAATTCGAAGAACAAAAGACGCCCGAGGCGAAGTTCGCCGCCGCCTGCGACCGCTTTCACCCGATGCTGCTCAACTGCCTGACCGACGGCCATGCCTGGCAGAAACACGGCGTCACCCACGACCGCGTCCTGGCCCGCAACGCCCATGTCGCCGCCGGTTCGCAGGCCATCTGGGAATACGCGGTCCGCTTGATCGACGACGCGGTGGCCGCCGGCCACCTCGCGCCCAAGCCCTGA
- a CDS encoding arsinothricin resistance N-acetyltransferase ArsN1 family B, giving the protein MIRRATTADAAAIAAIYNHYVANTIVTFEEEAVPAADMAQRIGEVFAAGLPWLAATEGDRVLGYAYAGKWKARCSYRFSLETTVYLDPAATGRGLGTQLYTALIAAVRPQGMHALIGGVALPNAASVALHEKLGFQKVAHFREVGWKFNQWIDVGYWELLL; this is encoded by the coding sequence ATGATCCGCCGCGCCACGACCGCCGACGCCGCCGCGATTGCCGCCATCTACAATCACTATGTGGCGAACACGATCGTCACCTTCGAGGAGGAGGCGGTGCCGGCGGCCGACATGGCCCAGCGCATCGGCGAGGTTTTCGCCGCCGGCCTGCCCTGGTTGGCCGCGACCGAGGGCGACCGCGTGCTGGGCTACGCCTACGCGGGCAAATGGAAGGCGCGCTGCTCGTATCGCTTCTCCCTGGAGACCACGGTCTACCTTGACCCGGCCGCCACCGGCCGCGGCCTCGGCACGCAGCTTTACACCGCGCTCATTGCCGCGGTGCGGCCACAGGGCATGCATGCGCTGATCGGGGGCGTCGCCCTGCCCAACGCCGCCAGCGTGGCGCTGCATGAGAAACTCGGGTTCCAAAAGGTCGCCCACTTCCGCGAGGTCGGCTGGAAGTTCAACCAGTGGATTGACGTCGGCTACTGGGAATTGCTGCTGTAG
- a CDS encoding efflux RND transporter permease subunit, whose protein sequence is MLNLSRPFLQRPKATALLVAGFFALGVGAYFQLPISALPDVDFPTINVNASLPGASAETMASSVASPLERAFANIPYVTSMSSSSSLGQAQIVVQFQLDRDIDAASQDIQAAISAAAGQLPKDMPNPPSYKKANPNGFSIMSLSVYSDTLPLSEVYDYADNVIARAIARLPGVGQVDYHGDQVPAIRVQINPRALAARNLDLEDVRTALGAATANNPKGSVDGSQKTLLIQSNDQLLKAADYNSQILAWRGGSPTRVADVGSARDSVLDLKSAGWVGARRAIIVDVHKQTGAKVDVPALIDTIKAMLPELEKGLPPAIKVGVVMDRTQNIRAGIVDVQLTLAITIGLVALVIFLFLRDSMATLISGISIPLSLIGTFPLMYLLGFSLDNISLMGLTIAVGFVVDDAIVVLENIMRHLEMGKPRFQAALDGAGEVGFTVLSMTLSLIGVFLPLLLMTGIVGRVFREFAITVSIALILSAIISLSQTAVSCSLFLRPPAEHGRGRFYRAIERLFNRLLAVYRAGLLRTLDHQRAGLLLTLGLLVASFGLFIVIPKGFIPEQDNGIIFASTEASPDIPFAEMCAKNSAIARIIAEDPNVDHTYAFVESRPATNLGRVTIVLKPSDQRKSTAVQVMARLRPKVKAVPGMKVYLKAVQDITIGTGGSKTLYQFVLQDTDINELYDAALLYQRKLQTLPELQDVGSDLSALAPAVAVVIDRDKAASYGISAVAIDQILYDAFGQRQVATLYTQLNQYKVILEVSPEWHLDATSLQALQVRSPKSGQQIPLSSFTRLEPGLAPLTVGHLGAFPAVTLSFNVASGKSLGDAVAAIQRAEAQLHKPGGLRTSFQGSAQAFQDSLSSQPLLILAAIAVVYIILGVLYESFAHPITILSSLPSATFGALLAMWLFRIDLSVITLIGLILLVGIVKKNAIMMVDVALKLQREEGRSARDAIFEACLLRFRPIMMTTMAALLGAIPLAVGTGAGSELRQPLGIAIVGGLLVSQFVTLYTVPIIFLYVDRATQWLGRKRRPAPLPAAAVPVLD, encoded by the coding sequence ATGCTCAACCTCTCCCGCCCCTTTCTTCAGCGCCCCAAGGCCACGGCCTTGCTCGTCGCCGGGTTTTTCGCCCTGGGCGTCGGCGCCTACTTCCAGCTGCCGATCTCCGCGCTGCCCGACGTCGATTTCCCCACCATCAACGTCAACGCCTCGCTGCCGGGCGCAAGCGCGGAGACGATGGCCAGCTCCGTCGCCAGCCCGCTCGAGCGCGCCTTCGCCAACATCCCCTACGTGACGTCGATGAGCTCCTCCAGCTCGCTGGGCCAGGCGCAGATCGTGGTGCAGTTCCAGCTCGACCGTGACATCGACGCGGCGAGCCAGGACATCCAGGCCGCGATCAGCGCCGCCGCCGGCCAGCTGCCGAAGGACATGCCCAATCCGCCTTCCTACAAGAAGGCCAACCCGAACGGCTTTTCCATCATGTCGCTGTCGGTTTATTCCGACACGCTGCCGCTCTCGGAGGTCTACGACTACGCCGACAATGTCATCGCCCGCGCCATCGCCCGCCTGCCGGGCGTCGGCCAGGTCGACTATCACGGCGACCAGGTGCCGGCCATCCGCGTCCAGATCAACCCGCGGGCGCTCGCCGCCCGCAACCTCGACCTCGAGGACGTGCGCACCGCGCTGGGCGCCGCCACGGCCAACAATCCCAAGGGCTCCGTCGACGGCAGCCAGAAGACCCTGCTCATCCAGTCCAACGACCAGCTGCTCAAGGCCGCCGATTACAACAGCCAGATCCTCGCCTGGCGTGGCGGTTCGCCCACCCGCGTCGCCGATGTCGGCTCCGCCCGCGATTCCGTGCTGGACCTGAAGTCCGCCGGCTGGGTCGGGGCGCGCCGCGCCATCATCGTCGACGTGCACAAGCAGACCGGCGCCAAGGTCGACGTGCCCGCCCTCATTGACACCATCAAGGCCATGCTGCCGGAGCTGGAGAAGGGCCTGCCGCCGGCCATCAAGGTGGGCGTGGTCATGGACCGCACGCAAAACATCCGCGCCGGCATCGTCGACGTGCAGCTCACCCTCGCCATCACCATCGGGCTCGTAGCGCTGGTCATCTTCCTCTTCCTGCGCGACTCGATGGCCACGCTCATCTCGGGCATCTCCATCCCCCTGTCGCTGATCGGCACCTTCCCCCTGATGTATCTCCTCGGCTTCAGCCTGGACAACATCTCCCTCATGGGTCTCACCATCGCCGTGGGCTTCGTGGTGGACGACGCGATTGTCGTCCTGGAAAACATCATGCGCCACCTCGAGATGGGCAAGCCGCGCTTCCAGGCCGCCCTCGACGGCGCGGGCGAGGTGGGCTTCACCGTCCTCTCCATGACGCTGTCGCTGATCGGCGTCTTCCTCCCGCTGCTGCTCATGACCGGCATTGTCGGCCGCGTCTTTCGCGAGTTCGCCATCACGGTCAGCATCGCCCTCATCCTGTCCGCCATCATCTCCCTCAGCCAGACCGCCGTGTCGTGCAGCCTCTTTCTGCGCCCGCCCGCGGAGCATGGCCGCGGCCGCTTCTACCGCGCCATCGAGCGCCTGTTCAACCGGCTGCTGGCGGTCTACCGCGCGGGCCTGCTGCGCACGCTCGACCACCAGCGCGCGGGCCTGCTGCTGACCCTCGGTCTGCTCGTGGCCTCCTTCGGGCTGTTCATCGTCATCCCCAAGGGCTTCATCCCCGAGCAGGACAACGGGATCATCTTCGCCTCCACCGAGGCGAGCCCCGACATCCCGTTCGCCGAGATGTGCGCCAAAAACTCCGCCATCGCCCGCATCATCGCGGAAGATCCCAACGTCGACCACACCTACGCCTTCGTGGAATCGCGCCCGGCCACGAACCTCGGCCGCGTCACCATTGTGCTGAAGCCCTCCGACCAGCGCAAGAGCACCGCCGTCCAGGTCATGGCCCGCCTCCGCCCGAAGGTGAAGGCCGTGCCGGGCATGAAGGTCTACCTCAAGGCCGTGCAGGACATCACCATCGGCACCGGCGGCTCGAAGACGCTCTACCAGTTCGTGCTGCAGGATACCGACATCAACGAACTCTATGACGCCGCCCTGCTTTACCAGCGCAAGCTGCAGACCCTGCCCGAGCTGCAGGACGTGGGCAGCGACCTCTCCGCCCTCGCGCCCGCCGTCGCCGTCGTCATCGACCGCGACAAGGCCGCGAGCTACGGCATCAGCGCCGTCGCGATCGACCAGATCCTCTACGACGCCTTTGGCCAGCGGCAGGTCGCGACGCTCTACACCCAGCTGAACCAATACAAGGTGATCCTCGAGGTTTCGCCGGAATGGCACCTCGACGCCACCAGCCTGCAGGCGCTGCAGGTCCGCTCGCCCAAGAGCGGTCAGCAGATCCCCCTGAGCAGTTTCACCCGCCTCGAGCCCGGCCTCGCACCGCTCACCGTGGGGCACCTCGGCGCCTTTCCGGCCGTCACGTTGTCCTTCAACGTCGCCTCGGGCAAGTCGCTGGGTGACGCCGTCGCCGCCATCCAGCGGGCCGAGGCCCAGCTGCACAAGCCCGGCGGCCTGCGCACCTCCTTCCAGGGTTCCGCGCAGGCCTTCCAGGACTCGCTCTCCAGCCAGCCGCTGCTGATCCTGGCCGCCATCGCCGTGGTCTACATCATCCTCGGCGTCCTCTACGAGAGTTTCGCCCACCCGATCACCATCCTCTCGTCGCTGCCTTCCGCCACCTTCGGCGCGCTGCTGGCCATGTGGCTCTTCCGCATCGATCTCTCGGTCATCACCCTCATCGGCCTCATCCTGCTCGTCGGCATCGTCAAGAAGAACGCCATCATGATGGTGGACGTCGCCCTCAAGCTCCAGCGCGAGGAGGGCCGCAGCGCGCGCGACGCCATCTTTGAGGCCTGCCTGCTGCGCTTCCGGCCCATCATGATGACCACCATGGCGGCCTTACTCGGCGCCATTCCGCTCGCGGTGGGCACCGGCGCGGGCTCCGAGCTCCGCCAGCCACTGGGCATCGCCATTGTCGGCGGCCTGCTGGTCTCGCAGTTCGTCACCCTCTACACCGTGCCGATCATCTTCCTCTACGTCGACCGCGCCACCCAGTGGCTGGGACGGAAACGCCGTCCCGCGCCGCTGCCCGCCGCCGCCGTCCCCGTCCTCGACTAA
- a CDS encoding efflux RND transporter periplasmic adaptor subunit, producing MSSPLLHLLFRLLPAGLLLLAGGLAPAARAEGDAIPVVVATVKRQDMPVYLDALGKVQAMNTVTVRTQVDGKIEQIAFRDGQEVHAGDLLVQIDPRPYQAELDQTLAKRDQDLAQLAYAERVLERDSGLMKQGSLDQQTYDLQQATVAQLKALTKADDATVASARVRLDFTHITAPITGRVGLRLIDQGNLVRANDATGLLIINQIHPITVVFTLPEQDFQEVHTAARRATEEAPLTALALERNNQEILDTGRLDAIDNQIDEASGTIRLKAVFENKGRNLWPGQFVNLRLRVAEQQAVLVVPTAAVKAGADGDYVYTIGADNTAALKIVKVAHTEAGLALVASGLTEGERVVVDGQYLLQPKVRVQIKSTRP from the coding sequence ATGTCATCCCCGCTCCTCCATCTTCTCTTCCGGCTGCTCCCGGCCGGCCTGCTCCTGCTCGCGGGCGGCCTCGCCCCCGCCGCCCGCGCGGAAGGCGATGCCATTCCTGTCGTGGTCGCCACCGTCAAACGGCAGGACATGCCCGTCTACCTCGACGCGCTGGGCAAGGTGCAGGCCATGAACACCGTCACCGTGCGCACCCAGGTCGACGGCAAGATCGAGCAGATCGCCTTTCGCGACGGCCAGGAGGTGCATGCCGGCGACCTGCTGGTGCAGATCGACCCGCGCCCTTACCAGGCGGAGCTCGACCAGACCCTCGCCAAGCGCGACCAGGACCTCGCCCAGCTGGCCTACGCCGAGCGCGTGCTGGAACGTGACAGCGGCCTGATGAAACAGGGATCGCTCGACCAGCAGACCTACGACCTGCAGCAGGCCACGGTCGCGCAGCTCAAGGCCCTCACCAAGGCCGACGACGCCACCGTTGCCAGCGCCCGCGTGCGGCTCGACTTCACGCACATCACCGCGCCGATCACCGGCCGCGTCGGCCTGCGGCTCATTGATCAGGGCAACCTTGTCCGCGCCAACGACGCCACCGGCCTCCTGATCATCAATCAGATTCACCCGATCACTGTGGTCTTCACGCTGCCCGAGCAGGACTTCCAGGAAGTGCACACGGCCGCGCGCCGGGCCACGGAGGAGGCGCCGCTCACCGCCCTCGCCTTGGAACGCAACAATCAGGAGATTCTCGACACCGGCCGGCTCGACGCCATCGACAACCAGATCGACGAGGCCAGCGGCACCATCCGCCTGAAGGCCGTGTTTGAAAACAAGGGCCGCAACCTCTGGCCGGGCCAGTTTGTCAACCTGCGGCTGCGGGTCGCCGAGCAGCAGGCCGTGCTCGTCGTTCCCACCGCCGCGGTCAAGGCCGGGGCGGACGGCGACTATGTCTACACCATCGGCGCCGACAACACCGCCGCGCTCAAGATCGTGAAGGTAGCCCACACCGAGGCCGGCCTTGCGCTGGTCGCCAGCGGCCTCACGGAAGGCGAGAGGGTGGTCGTGGACGGGCAATACCTGCTCCAGCCGAAGGTCCGCGTGCAGATCAAGTCCACCCGCCCCTGA
- a CDS encoding DUF2157 domain-containing protein, producing MDNKIRWLLGEIERWKADGLVSTEQADRLRQRYDQPPAPPAAEAVPWGLLVFASAGAIVIGLGVILLFAYNWAEIPKFGKLALVFLAIIGAHAGGIRLLARPGWQPKLGEALAALGTMFYGAGIWLVAQIYNIDEHYPNGFLFWALGALAMAWAIRSTANGLLAVVLLTIWGCCETFDFRAPELWSVLLVAAGLLPLAWKERSALLLAATLASIQLLLAVNTVNWGGGAHAFTATLAWAVLLVATSRLTDADRPDFMGGATVMAFFGFGAFFVCAYLLTFQRSADSLLDWTRQYGPRPDLAHAFSWSLFALGLGGWGWIARRSLLQRELEVHREDWLLPIALLYCFGLATLNQRGWGQFVSLSFNLMLLGIAVMWMWRGCQESRLRPTVLGSLLLGAVVLARYFDLFQSLASRGLAFIVLGIIFVAEAMFYRKMRQTKGGAA from the coding sequence ATGGACAACAAAATCCGCTGGCTGCTGGGCGAGATTGAACGCTGGAAGGCGGACGGTCTTGTCTCGACCGAACAGGCCGACCGGCTGCGCCAGCGCTACGACCAGCCCCCGGCCCCGCCCGCGGCCGAGGCCGTCCCGTGGGGCCTGCTGGTCTTCGCCTCCGCCGGCGCGATCGTCATCGGCCTCGGGGTCATCCTGCTTTTCGCCTACAATTGGGCCGAGATCCCGAAATTCGGAAAACTCGCGCTGGTCTTCCTCGCCATCATCGGTGCCCACGCCGGCGGCATCCGGCTGCTGGCCCGCCCCGGCTGGCAGCCCAAGCTCGGCGAGGCGCTGGCCGCCCTCGGCACCATGTTCTACGGCGCGGGCATCTGGCTCGTCGCCCAGATCTACAACATCGACGAGCACTACCCCAACGGCTTCCTGTTCTGGGCGCTCGGGGCGCTCGCCATGGCCTGGGCCATCCGCTCCACCGCCAACGGCCTGCTGGCCGTCGTCCTCCTCACCATCTGGGGCTGCTGTGAGACGTTTGATTTCCGGGCGCCGGAACTCTGGTCGGTGCTGCTGGTCGCGGCCGGCCTGCTGCCGCTGGCGTGGAAAGAACGTTCGGCCCTCCTGCTGGCCGCCACGCTCGCTTCCATCCAGCTCCTGCTCGCCGTCAACACCGTCAACTGGGGCGGTGGGGCCCACGCCTTCACCGCCACCCTCGCCTGGGCCGTGCTGCTGGTCGCCACCTCGCGCCTGACCGACGCCGACCGGCCGGACTTCATGGGCGGCGCGACCGTGATGGCCTTCTTCGGTTTCGGCGCTTTCTTCGTCTGCGCCTACCTGCTCACGTTTCAGCGTTCCGCCGACAGCCTGCTCGACTGGACCCGCCAATATGGCCCGCGCCCCGATCTGGCCCACGCCTTCAGCTGGTCGCTCTTCGCCCTCGGCCTCGGCGGCTGGGGCTGGATCGCCCGCCGCAGCCTGCTGCAACGCGAGCTGGAAGTTCATCGCGAGGACTGGTTGCTGCCCATCGCGCTGCTTTACTGCTTCGGCCTCGCCACGCTGAATCAACGCGGTTGGGGTCAGTTTGTTTCGTTGTCCTTCAATCTGATGCTGCTCGGCATCGCCGTCATGTGGATGTGGCGCGGCTGCCAGGAAAGCCGGCTGCGGCCGACCGTGCTGGGCTCGCTGCTGCTGGGCGCCGTGGTGCTGGCGCGCTACTTCGACCTGTTCCAGAGCCTGGCCTCGCGCGGCCTGGCGTTCATCGTCCTCGGCATCATCTTCGTCGCCGAGGCGATGTTTTACCGGAAGATGCGGCAGACCAAGGGAGGTGCCGCGTGA